The Piliocolobus tephrosceles isolate RC106 chromosome 3, ASM277652v3, whole genome shotgun sequence genome has a window encoding:
- the LOC111551920 gene encoding 40S ribosomal protein SA-like, whose amino-acid sequence MSRALDGLWMKEEDVLKFLAAGTHLGGTNLDFQMGQYIYKRKSDGIYIIHLKRTWEKLLLAPRTIAPVENPADVSVISSRNTDQRAMLKFAVATGANPVAGCLTPGTFSSQLQAAFWEPWLLVVTDPRADHQPFMEASYVNLPTIALCNTDSPLCHVDIAIPCNNKGAHSVGLMWMLSQEVLRMRGTISREHPLEVMPELYFYRDPEAIEKEEQAAAEKAVTKEEFHCEWTAPALEFTATQPEVAQWSEGMQVPSVPLQQFPTKDWSAQLLPIPLNG is encoded by the coding sequence ATGTCCAGAGCCCTTGATGGCCTGTGGATGAAGGAGGAGGATGTCCTTAAGTTCCTTGCAGCAGGAACCCACTTAGGTGGCACCAATCTTGACTTCCAGATGGGACAGTACatctataaaaggaaaagtgatgGCATCTACATCATACATCTGAAGAGGACCTGGGAGAAGCTTCTGCTGGCACCTCGTACCATTGCTCCCGTTGAAAACCCTGCAGATGTCAGTGTTATATCCTCCAGGAATACCGACCAGAGGGCCATGCTGAAGTTTGCTGTTGCCACTGGAGCCAATCCAGTTGCTGGCTGCCTCACTCCTGGAACCTTCAGTAGCCAGTTGCAAGCAGCCTTCTGGGAGCCATGGCTTCTTGTGGTTACTGACCCCAGAGCTGACCACCAGCCTTTCATGGAGGCATCTTATGTTAACCTACCTACCATTGCTCTGTGTAACACAGATTCTCCTCTGTGCCATGTGGACATTGCCATCCCATGCAACAACAAGGGAGCTCACTCCGTGGGTTTGATGTGGATGCTCTCTCAGGAAGTTCTGCGCATGCGTGGCACCATTTCCCGTGAACACCCATTGGAGGTCATGCCTGAGCTCTACTTCTACAGAGATCCTGAAGCgattgaaaaagaagagcaggcTGCTGCTGAAAAGGCAGTGACCAAGGAGGAATTTCACTGTGAATGGACTGCTCCAGCTCTTGAGTTCACTGCTACTCAGCCTGAGGTTGCACAATGGTCTGAAGGCATGCAGGTGCCTTCTGTGCCTCTTCAGCAGTTCCCTACTAAAGACTGGAGCGCTCAGCTCCTACCCATACCACTGAATGGGTAG